The genomic window AGCCCATGCATACTTTTGTCCTTGTTTCACTTCCCACTCCTTCTGCACAGTTTACTTGGGTGATCTTATTCATGGCCTCTGCTTTGACATTTGTGCTGATGACTCTCAAATCAGGCTCTTCAGACCATACCTGGGGTCCATACCCACATGACTCACTGTGCTCCCGTGCAGTTTTAGCTGGCTGTTCCACTGGCATTTCAAATTCAACATGTACAAAATCAAGCTCTTTCTCTCTGTAAACCTGCTCCCATGGCATTCTTTCCTACTTCAATTCCGTCCATCCCTGACCACCCACCCAGCCACCCATGCTGGAAATCTGAGATATCCTTGATTCCTCCACCTTCTCACTCCCACAACTAATAAGTAGCTAAACCCTTTAGATTCTACTTCCTAATTATCTCGATATTCtatctcctccacctcctctaaTTATGACTTAATTCAGGCTCTTATCATCTGTCATTTAAATTATTGCTGTATTGCTACAGgagtggtgtgtgtatgtgcaaatGTTCATCTTGGTATGCTATAGACTCTTGCCCAGCAGTTTTGCCTCAATTCTTTAAAAACTCTGGTTCATTGTTTGAAATATCAATCAGAACATTTTTTCCAAAATGCTAAAATGATTGTATCATCCCCCAGTTTTAATATCCCTATCATCTGCTAAGTAAAAGCAAGCTCCTCCTTGTGGCGTAGCAGGGCCCATGTGATCTGGCCCTTGCCTGAATTTGTAGCTCATCACAACATCCCTCTACCCCCCATTACCTCCTATTATACAGGAACACACAAGTGACCTTCACAACATTCATATCAGCGAGTACACAGGGTCTCCAAAGAGGACCTCTGGATGCCTGTGATCTTTGTACTTCTGCCTACCCTTTGCCCTGGaatgtttttctcttcccttaTGTTCTGCTGATCAAATTGTTTTTCCTTCAAGACTTAGGAGCCTGCCTGATTATGTTCCTCCTATTCCGCATCCTCGTAAAATTACTGCATCCTCATAAAATTACAAAGCACTTGGCACATTCTTATTGAATACGTTACATTGTTGTGTAATTATCCCTTGGCCCTCTCTCCAAGCACTAGACTCTAAGCTGTTTGAAGGCAGACTATGcctattcatctttgtatttctagCCCTGGGCCCAACACCCAgcatttcttgtattttcagtatatttCTGCAAAATGAATTAGAGCTAATGCCTGAaggagaatgattttttttcagaaagaggAAGAGCCAGGAGGGAGAAGGCAGGATCTGAAGAGCTCTGGGAGTTTACTTCAGGAAGATGCGGTTCCCCACTGCAGCAttctgccaggaggtggcactgcTCTGAAGAGCCAGCTGGTGGCTTACAGCCTGAGGTTGACAGCTTGAAACCAAAGAGGGAACTCCACCACGAAGCAACATTCCTCCACTGTGCTTCCCAGCCCAGTTACATGCCATACTCTGCCCTGGTCAAACAGCCAAGTCTTCAGGAGGTTGCTAGCCCCAGGCATCTCCccagtgactaatgatgttaaacCCTACACTTCTCTGATTGGTTTAGACAAAATGACAAGGGCAGCTATTGGAAATTATCTGGCAAAACATGATCTAAGGCCACCCTCTGGGGGAAGGAGTTGGGGAAGTGCAAGGGTTGGCTGGGTTGGTAGATCCTACCTACTGTGTGGTGAGAAGGTATGGGTCATGAACAGAACCAAGGAGCTGCGCTGCTACAGATGCTACCACTTCTGTGGCTGCTACCCCACTCCTGGGCCGTCCCAGAAGGTAAGATGGTACTCCCATTTACTTCCATCCTGAACCTAGGGAGCCCACCCAGCGTTTGTGAGGAAAAGCGCTGTGCTTTGTGAGTGGTGGAAAGTCTTTTGAGGCAGTGGAAACAGTAGGGGAGTGGGGAAAGACAGCTACTATGTATGGTTGGTAAACGATATCAGAGATGCTTTACATGTTCCATTTAAGACAATCTCTTGAAGTGGAGATTTTTCTCTccgttttacaaatgaagaaagtgagaCTCAGAGTTATTTGTGCAAGTTCACAACATTGgaaagtggtagagctgggatttgaacaaaGTGGATGTTATTTTCACTCCTCCACTCAAGATTCTACTCTGCTTCTATCATTAACTTATCTTGTGATTCTTGAAAAGTCTCTTAGTTTCATTCTCTGTAGAGGATGGCCCAGAATGGAAGAATAATCTGGAAGGTCGCTCTTCCTCCAAATGTCTGTTTTTCTGGGTATTGGGTTAAAGGTTTCCTGCTCGCTGAGCGATTCCTGCCAAGCGCTTCAAAGAAGAGGGattattttatgcagttatgGGGTCACTTCTCCCAGTGCTGTCTTTGGGAGGCCTGGTAGGTTAAGGAACAGAAGACATTTTCAGAGAGGCTTGGTGCCAATGAAGTGGCTGAAGAAATGTCTGGAGACTGGTTTTCCAATTTACCATTTGTGTCTGGGGGTAGTGGGAGGCAGTCCCATCTATGGCTTGGGGAGGCTGTAGccattcctcctccttcccttctaaGAGTGAGAAACCCATCCATGGCCTTCTCTAGTCAATACAGTGGCCTGGTGTGAATTAGACAAAGGAATCTTTGGGAGGATACAGCCCTATGCCAGGATGTGTGGCGTGGTGAGCAGAATGCAGGCTTCCACTTGCTGCTTTGGCTAGGTGTCTTTGTGCAGCCCACAAACACACAACGAACAGAGTAACTCTGAATCTgtcactttattttatatatatgcatttttaaaattttaatttgattaattaattcttcttattattattttgaggcagaatctctctctgtcacccaggctggagggcagtgacgcgatcccggctcactgcaaccactgcctccagggttcaagagactctcctgcctcagcctcccgagtagctgggattacaggtgcatgccacctcatccggctgatttttgtatttttagtagagatggggtttcatcatgttggccaggctggtctcaaactcctgacctcaggtgatccacctgccttggcctcccaaagtgctgggattacaagcttgagccactgcacccggcctttatatatatatatttttgagacgggctcattctgtcacctgggctggagtccagtgacacaatcacggctcactacagccccaACCTCCTAGatacaagcaatcctcccccctcagcctccagagtagctgagaccacaggtgcttgccaccacacctggctaagtttttgtattttttgtagagacagggtctcgctgtgttgcccaggttggtcttgaactcctgggctccagcaatctgcctgcctcagcgttCCAAAGGGTCGAgatttgagccaccatgcctggactgaATCTGTCACTTTAGACAGTAGAACTCTTTTTACTTTTGCCAACTTTAGACAACTGGCCTTTTTATAGGCCAGGGAAGCTTGGAGAGATGCTATAATATGTTCTTCACCCCCATTGGGAGGGGGAGTCTAAATAACAGACACGGGAAAGGGTCTCACCTCAGCCCACGCTCCTTGAAGCAGgccttgcttgttttttttttttggtggtggtgttgttttttgttttgagacagagtctcactctgtcacccaggctggagtgcagtggcttaatcttagctcactgcaacctctgccttcctggttcaagcaattctcctccctcagcctcctgagtagctgggacaacaggcgcccgccaccgtgctcagctaattttttgtatttttagtagagacggcgtttcaccatgctggccaggctggtctctaactcctgacctcgtgatctgcccgccttggcctcccaaagtgctgggattacaggcatgagccaccgcgcccagccccaccTTGCTGTTTTTTAAGTTGAAGGAGAAGGCTCCCACTTCCCTGAACCTCACCCTATGTCCTTTGCAGCTCCTACTCCAGTGTGGCGAGATGACCTGCAAAACCACACGTTCCTGCACACAGTGTACTGCCAGGATGGGAGTCCCAGTATGGGACTCTCTGAGGCCTACGACAAGGACCAGCTTTTCTTCTTCGACTTTTCCCAGAACACTCGGGTGCCTCGCCTGCCTGAATTTGCTGATTGGGCTCAGGAACAGGGAGATGCTCCTGCCATTTTATTTGACAAAGCATTCTGCGAGATGATGATCCAGCAAATAGGGCCACAACTTGATGGGAAAATCCCGGTgtccagaggtcaggagttttctGGGGAGTGAAGGAAGGAGGGCTGCATTCTTAACCTCATTGATCTGTACACTGAATAATTCCCCTTGATACCAGCTCCCCATCTCAAATACCTTCTGGTTCTCTCCATCACCTTAATTTTTCCACCAGCCTTGGTCTGCACCCTGTGTTTTTTGGTGGGCAGAAGTACCTAGCATGTAGTAGGCATTCAGAACTATGTATTGAATGTGATGAATTCAACAGGTACCAGTTGATACCTACTGAATATTAACACTTGTGCTGCTACGCCCAGCAAGATGGATGGGAAGAGTGGAAATATCTGATGATGTGACTATGTCTTAGTGAGAAGACAGTGCATGGTTAGATGTCAATGTGAGCTCTAGACAGGAAGTACTGAAGGAAGTCATGGTGGAGGGGTCCAGAGTAGCCTGGATCGGGCTCTGCTTCTAGGTCTAGCTGCAGTCCTTGCCTGGAAGAAGACCTCCCTTGGGAGCCCAGCTCCTCCCTCATCTCTGTCTCCCAAAGCCTGACCCACTATGTTcttctctgccctcccctccaTATGCCATGTACCCTCCAAACACAGAGATACCGTCTAAACTAgtctcttttttcccccacacCACAATCCCCCCACCAGGGTTTCCTATCGCTGAGGTGTTCACGCTGAAGCCCCTGGAGTTTGGCAAACCCAACACGTTGGTCTGTTTTGTCAGTAATCTCTTCCCACCCATGCTGACAGTGAACTGGCAGCATCATTCCGTCCCTGTGGAAGGATCTGGGCCTACTTTTGTCTCAGCTGTCGATGGACTCAGCTTCCAGGCCTTTTCTTACTTAAACATCACACCGGAACCTTCTGACATTTTCTCCTGCATTGTGACTCACGAAATTGACCGCTACACAGCAATTGCCTATTGGGGTGAGGCTTTCTCCCTGGAAGTCTGGTCCTTTTGGGGGCAAAAAGGGATAGATCCATGGGAGGAGTCTTCTTTCTCCACTGGTACCTTGTTTAGTCCATTCCTACCCTAAGCCCATCCCAATCtgccatgcctcagtttctcccatgTCATCCCAGACACCCAAGTCATTCCCCTGGGAGGGAGGCTCCCTAACTAGGTCCCCAGGCTGAGCCGCTCCTTATTTCCTCCAGTGCCCCAGAACGCACTACCCTCAGATCTGCTGGAGAATGTGCTGTGTGGCGTGGCCTTTGGTCTAGGTGTGCTGGGCATCATCGTGGGCATTGTTCTCATCATCTACTTCCGGAAGCCTTGCTCAGGTGGTATGTCATCTGGAGGGGGCGGGTGAGCCGTGGGAGCCAGATACGGtggtgcatgtgtgcatgtgtcagcATTATTTTGTGGCATGGGGGGACACATAGCGATCCTCAGGCTCTTGGGTGTGGGGGCCTGTATCCAGCACCATGGGAGCACATCTTCCCAGTTGGGGACCCAGTTACACACATACAGTTATGGGTCACAAGAATGGCTTTGAGTGGAAAAAGGAATCATGGGGTGCTGTAGGAAGGGTGCTTGGAGATGATCTGGGAACAAGGAGAGATCAGCCTCTGCAGGGTATGCTGAAGGCAGGGCGAGCAAGGCctttggggaggaggaggaggagaag from Macaca fascicularis isolate 582-1 chromosome 4, T2T-MFA8v1.1 includes these protein-coding regions:
- the LOC102139994 gene encoding HLA class II histocompatibility antigen, DM alpha chain isoform 1 precursor (isoform 1 precursor is encoded by transcript variant 1); the protein is MGHEQNQGAALLQMLPLLWLLPHSWAVPEAPTPVWRDDLQNHTFLHTVYCQDGSPSMGLSEAYDKDQLFFFDFSQNTRVPRLPEFADWAQEQGDAPAILFDKAFCEMMIQQIGPQLDGKIPVSRVNWQHHSVPVEGSGPTFVSAVDGLSFQAFSYLNITPEPSDIFSCIVTHEIDRYTAIAYWVPQNALPSDLLENVLCGVAFGLGVLGIIVGIVLIIYFRKPCSGD
- the LOC102139994 gene encoding HLA class II histocompatibility antigen, DM alpha chain isoform 2 precursor (isoform 2 precursor is encoded by transcript variant 2), with product MGHEQNQGAALLQMLPLLWLLPHSWAVPEAPTPVWRDDLQNHTFLHTVYCQDGSPSMGLSEAYDKDQLFFFDFSQNTRVPRLPEFADWAQEQGDAPAILFDKAFCEMMIQQIGPQLDGKIPVSRGFPIAEVFTLKPLEFGKPNTLVCFVSNLFPPMLTVNWQHHSVPVEGSGPTFVSAVDGLSFQAFSYLNITPEPSDIFSCIVTHEIDRYTAIAYWVPQNALPSDLLENVLCGVAFGLGVLGIIVGIVLIIYFRKPCSGD